In a single window of the Bacteroidota bacterium genome:
- a CDS encoding transketolase, producing MSKNESTTNTEKKISFEDFKKTILNDYRICCESRETSLLGRKEVLTGKAKFGIFGDGKEVAQIAMAKVFREGDFRSGYYRDQTFMLATNNITLEQWFAGLYAHADVEADPMSAGRQMGGHYATRSLNPDGTWKDLMKIKNSSSDVSPTGSQMPRLLGLALASKFYRNNPNLQGEEFKLFSDNGNEVAFGTIGDASTSEGMFWETINAGGVLQVPMIVSVWDDGHGISVPKKYQTTKEDISEVLKGFQRDEKNLGYEIMKTRGWDFPHLCETYEKAVKVAREEHVSVLVHVDEMTQPQGHSSSGSHERYKSKERLQWEIDFDPIKKMREWILNSAIASAEELDKIESDAKLRAREAKSNAWKAFNIPIRDEMNVVLSFLDELHGVDELKKELKSTIDPTRREVISTARKALWLTAGENSDERKKISAWMKEQIPLNLERYSSSLYSESKFSALKVLPVAVEYSSDTKLIDGKEILRDNFDAILVKYPAVHIFGEDSGKIGGVNQGLEGLQKKFGEHRVFDTGIRECTIVGQAIGMALRGLRPIADIQYLDYFIYALQILSDDLATLQYRTKGGQKAPVIIRTRGHRLEGIWHSGSPMGMVINALRGIYICVPRNMTTAAGFFNTLLASDEPGFIIEPLNSYRLKEKVPTNFGEFKIPLGVPEIMKEGTDVTLVTYGPNCRIAMEAISHLDKKGISVELIDVRTLIPFDIRHSLVASLKKTNRIVFMDEDVPGGSTAYMMQKVLEEQGGYNFLDSEPKTISAKEHRPAYGSDGDYFSKPNAEDVFETIYDLMHESNPEKFPKI from the coding sequence ATGTCAAAAAACGAATCTACGACCAATACAGAAAAGAAAATATCTTTCGAGGATTTTAAAAAAACAATCCTGAACGATTACCGCATTTGCTGCGAAAGCCGTGAAACGAGTTTACTTGGCAGAAAAGAAGTGCTCACAGGCAAAGCCAAGTTTGGAATTTTTGGCGATGGAAAAGAGGTGGCGCAGATCGCCATGGCGAAAGTTTTTCGCGAAGGAGATTTCCGTTCGGGCTATTACCGCGACCAGACCTTCATGCTCGCGACCAACAACATTACGCTTGAACAATGGTTTGCGGGTTTGTATGCGCATGCCGATGTAGAAGCTGATCCTATGAGCGCGGGAAGACAGATGGGGGGGCATTACGCTACACGTTCGCTGAATCCTGACGGCACATGGAAAGATTTGATGAAGATTAAAAATTCTTCTTCTGATGTTTCTCCTACGGGAAGTCAGATGCCGAGGTTGCTGGGACTGGCGCTTGCTTCTAAATTTTATCGCAACAATCCCAATCTTCAGGGCGAAGAGTTCAAACTGTTTTCTGATAACGGAAATGAAGTTGCCTTTGGAACCATTGGCGATGCAAGCACATCCGAAGGAATGTTCTGGGAAACAATTAATGCCGGTGGGGTTTTACAAGTACCAATGATTGTTTCGGTGTGGGATGACGGACACGGAATTTCTGTTCCGAAAAAATATCAGACCACCAAAGAAGATATTTCAGAAGTATTGAAAGGATTTCAGCGCGATGAAAAAAATTTAGGATACGAAATTATGAAAACGAGAGGATGGGATTTTCCTCACCTCTGCGAAACGTATGAGAAAGCCGTTAAGGTAGCACGCGAAGAACATGTTTCTGTTCTCGTTCACGTAGATGAAATGACTCAGCCGCAGGGACATTCCTCTTCCGGCTCCCACGAACGTTATAAATCCAAAGAACGTCTGCAATGGGAAATTGATTTTGATCCGATAAAAAAAATGCGCGAGTGGATTCTGAACTCTGCCATTGCTTCGGCTGAAGAACTCGACAAAATTGAATCTGATGCAAAACTCCGCGCGCGCGAAGCAAAGAGCAACGCATGGAAAGCATTTAATATTCCTATCAGGGATGAAATGAATGTTGTTCTTTCATTCTTGGATGAATTACATGGTGTGGATGAACTAAAGAAAGAACTCAAATCAACTATTGACCCTACACGGAGAGAAGTAATCTCCACCGCAAGAAAAGCGCTGTGGCTTACAGCAGGAGAGAATAGCGATGAGAGAAAGAAAATTTCCGCATGGATGAAAGAGCAGATACCGCTGAACCTTGAAAGATATTCTTCTTCTCTTTACAGCGAATCAAAATTTTCTGCGTTGAAAGTTTTGCCTGTTGCTGTTGAATATTCTTCTGATACAAAACTCATTGACGGTAAGGAAATACTTCGCGATAACTTTGACGCGATACTTGTAAAATATCCTGCGGTGCATATTTTTGGCGAGGACTCAGGAAAAATAGGAGGTGTCAACCAGGGACTTGAAGGGCTTCAGAAAAAATTTGGCGAGCACAGAGTATTTGACACGGGAATCCGCGAGTGTACTATTGTCGGGCAAGCAATCGGAATGGCGTTGCGGGGGCTTCGTCCCATAGCGGATATTCAATACCTTGATTATTTTATTTACGCGCTGCAAATTTTAAGCGATGACCTTGCCACTTTACAATACAGAACCAAAGGCGGACAAAAAGCTCCGGTCATCATCCGCACGCGAGGGCATCGGCTGGAAGGAATATGGCACAGCGGTTCACCGATGGGAATGGTCATAAATGCGCTGCGCGGAATTTATATCTGTGTTCCGAGGAACATGACCACGGCAGCAGGATTTTTTAATACGCTTCTGGCTTCGGATGAACCGGGGTTTATTATTGAGCCATTGAATTCTTACAGGTTGAAAGAAAAAGTTCCGACAAACTTTGGAGAGTTTAAAATTCCTCTCGGAGTTCCGGAAATTATGAAAGAAGGAACCGATGTAACGCTCGTTACGTACGGACCCAATTGCCGTATCGCAATGGAAGCAATTTCTCATCTTGATAAAAAAGGTATTTCTGTTGAACTGATTGATGTGCGAACGCTGATTCCTTTTGACATTCGCCACTCGCTTGTTGCTTCGTTGAAAAAAACAAACCGGATTGTTTTCATGGATGAAGATGTGCCCGGTGGTTCCACTGCCTACATGATGCAGAAAGTTCTGGAAGAGCAAGGCGGATATAATTTTCTGGATTCAGAACCAAAAACTATTTCGGCAAAAGAACATCGCCCTGCTTACGGCTCGGATGGGGATTATTTTTCAAAGCCGAATGCGGAAGATGTTTTTGAAACCATCTATGATCTGATGCACGAAAGTAATCCCGAGAAGTTTCCGAAGATTTAG
- a CDS encoding ferredoxin family protein yields the protein MAKVKGKIVVDTERCKGCELCLPACKEDVIAMSKVLNGKGYHFATSNNDDCTGCINCALVCPDGAITVFRVKINDSPKELMQK from the coding sequence ATGGCAAAAGTAAAAGGCAAAATTGTGGTGGACACCGAACGATGCAAGGGATGTGAGTTATGTCTTCCTGCCTGCAAGGAAGATGTGATTGCGATGTCAAAAGTTTTAAACGGGAAAGGATATCACTTTGCAACGAGTAACAATGATGATTGCACGGGCTGTATTAATTGCGCGTTGGTTTGCCCCGATGGAGCCATTACGGTTTTCAGAGTAAAGATAAATGATTCACCAAAAGAACTTATGCAAAAATGA
- a CDS encoding 3-methyl-2-oxobutanoate dehydrogenase subunit VorB codes for MKDIRLMKGNEAFAEGLIRAGCDGYFGYPITPQSEVLEYLSAQKTKERTGMIVLQAESEIASIHMVYGGAACGKRVTTTSSSPGISLMQEGISFMAGTELPCLLMNVVRGGPGLGTIQPSQSDYFQAVKGGGHGDYKMIVLAPASVQEMFDFAKLGFELAFKHRIQVMVLSDGAIGQMMEKVELEEQIPRMTDEEIIKKYPWTTTGKTPDRERNIITSLDLNPVKQEIMNRKFQAKFKKIEQTEVRFEKIMCEDAEYLFVAYGSSARICQKAVLLGREKGIKVGLLRPITLFPFPTIELAKLSKQVKGMLSVEMSAGQMVEDVRLSVAGAVPVEHYGRLGGIMPAPDEVLNVLEENFIKEKNYARHTV; via the coding sequence ATGAAAGATATCAGATTGATGAAAGGCAACGAAGCGTTTGCCGAAGGTTTAATACGAGCAGGGTGTGATGGTTATTTTGGTTATCCGATTACTCCACAATCGGAAGTGCTGGAATATTTATCGGCACAAAAAACAAAAGAAAGAACGGGCATGATTGTGTTGCAAGCCGAAAGTGAGATTGCTTCCATCCACATGGTGTATGGTGGCGCTGCCTGCGGAAAAAGAGTTACGACTACTTCTTCAAGTCCCGGAATAAGCTTAATGCAGGAAGGAATTTCTTTCATGGCAGGAACAGAACTTCCGTGCTTACTCATGAATGTGGTTCGCGGAGGACCTGGATTGGGAACCATTCAACCTTCGCAGTCAGATTATTTTCAGGCGGTGAAAGGTGGAGGTCATGGAGATTATAAAATGATTGTGCTGGCGCCCGCTTCTGTTCAGGAGATGTTTGATTTTGCAAAACTGGGATTTGAACTTGCGTTTAAACATCGCATTCAGGTGATGGTGTTGTCGGATGGCGCTATAGGACAAATGATGGAAAAAGTAGAATTGGAAGAACAGATTCCGCGCATGACAGATGAAGAAATCATTAAAAAATATCCGTGGACAACCACCGGAAAAACTCCGGACAGAGAACGGAATATTATTACTTCATTGGATTTGAATCCTGTGAAACAGGAAATAATGAACCGCAAGTTTCAGGCAAAGTTTAAGAAGATAGAACAAACTGAAGTCCGTTTCGAAAAAATAATGTGTGAGGATGCTGAATATTTATTTGTTGCCTACGGTTCAAGCGCGCGTATTTGCCAGAAAGCAGTTTTACTGGGAAGAGAAAAAGGAATTAAAGTTGGTTTGTTGCGACCGATTACTCTTTTCCCATTCCCAACAATCGAATTAGCAAAATTGTCCAAACAGGTAAAAGGAATGTTATCGGTTGAAATGAGCGCGGGACAAATGGTAGAAGATGTGCGGCTTTCTGTTGCAGGAGCAGTTCCTGTTGAACATTATGGTCGCCTCGGTGGAATTATGCCGGCACCCGATGAAGTACTAAATGTACTTGAAGAAAATTTTATAAAAGAAAAAAATTATGCAAGACACACTGTCTGA
- a CDS encoding 2-oxoglutarate oxidoreductase, which translates to MSDQEICQPENMVYCRTALLTDAPLSYCPGCGHGTAHRLIMEVVEEMKLQADTIGVAPVGCSVLAYDFLDIDMQQAAHGRAPAVATGIKRLMPNKFVFTYQGDGDLAAIGTGETIHACNRGENITIFFVNNGIYGMTGGQMAPTTLPNMKTATSPFGRDVETMGHPLKITELIAQLPGTYFVSRQSVHTPANVRKAKKAIERAIQYQKLNKGLTFVEIVSNCNSGWKMNPQEANDWMEANMFPFYPLGDIKVPK; encoded by the coding sequence CTGTCTGACCAGGAGATTTGCCAGCCGGAAAATATGGTTTACTGCAGAACAGCACTGCTGACTGACGCACCATTATCTTATTGTCCCGGTTGCGGACATGGCACCGCTCACCGTTTGATTATGGAAGTTGTGGAGGAAATGAAATTGCAAGCCGATACGATTGGAGTTGCTCCTGTTGGTTGTTCGGTTCTTGCCTATGATTTTCTGGATATTGATATGCAACAAGCCGCACACGGAAGAGCGCCCGCTGTTGCAACCGGAATAAAAAGATTAATGCCGAACAAATTTGTTTTTACTTACCAAGGCGATGGAGATTTGGCTGCCATTGGAACAGGAGAAACAATTCATGCGTGCAACCGTGGAGAAAACATAACCATATTTTTTGTGAACAACGGAATTTATGGAATGACCGGAGGGCAGATGGCTCCCACTACTCTCCCCAATATGAAAACTGCCACTTCACCTTTTGGTCGTGATGTTGAAACAATGGGACATCCATTAAAAATTACTGAACTTATCGCGCAGCTTCCCGGGACTTATTTTGTTTCGCGTCAATCTGTTCACACACCTGCAAATGTCCGCAAGGCAAAAAAAGCAATTGAACGAGCCATTCAATATCAAAAATTAAATAAAGGTTTAACGTTTGTTGAAATAGTTTCTAATTGCAACTCAGGTTGGAAAATGAATCCGCAGGAAGCGAATGACTGGATGGAAGCGAACATGTTTCCATTCTATCCACTTGGCGATATAAAAGTACCGAAATAA
- a CDS encoding 2-oxoacid:acceptor oxidoreductase family protein → MTEEIIIAGFGGQGVLSMGKILAYSGMMQNKEVSWFPSYGPEMRGGTANVTVIISDERISSPILNRFDTAIILNQQSMDKFENSVKKGGVLIYDPNGITRHPVRTDINIYTVEAAEESSKMGSAKVFNMLVLGAFLKLKPLIEPEYMRKGLEKSLPARHHHLIPENEGAIERGKEIIKSKFLLN, encoded by the coding sequence ATGACAGAAGAAATTATCATAGCAGGATTTGGCGGACAGGGAGTTTTGTCAATGGGGAAAATTCTTGCCTACTCGGGCATGATGCAAAATAAAGAAGTGAGTTGGTTTCCTTCTTACGGTCCGGAAATGCGCGGTGGCACTGCAAACGTTACTGTAATAATCAGCGATGAGCGTATCAGTTCTCCGATTCTGAACCGGTTTGACACTGCCATTATTCTGAATCAGCAATCCATGGATAAATTTGAAAACTCGGTAAAAAAAGGCGGAGTATTAATTTATGATCCGAATGGAATTACGCGTCACCCTGTAAGAACGGATATTAATATTTATACGGTGGAAGCCGCGGAAGAATCTTCAAAAATGGGTTCTGCAAAAGTTTTTAATATGCTTGTTCTCGGAGCATTCTTAAAATTAAAACCTCTGATTGAACCTGAATATATGCGCAAAGGACTTGAAAAATCTTTGCCTGCGCGTCATCATCATCTTATTCCGGAAAATGAAGGCGCCATTGAAAGGGGCAAAGAAATTATTAAATCTAAATTCTTATTGAACTGA
- the murQ gene encoding N-acetylmuramic acid 6-phosphate etherase has product MITKITESDSRYDHLEKMSVKNLLLNINKEDKKVAYAVAKEIPKIEKLVNVIVSKMLKGGRLFYIGAGTSGRLGIVDASECPPTYGVPQGMVIGLIAGGDKAIRKAVEFAEDSSEQGWKDLKANKISKKDVVIGIAASGTTPYVVGALEKCNKNGITTGCITCNPGSPVAKTAKHPIVVVVGPEFVTGSTRMKSGTAQKLVLNMISSTVMIKLGRVRGNKMVDMQLSNNKLVDRGTKMIMRELKLPYSAAKELLLKYGSVREAINVSR; this is encoded by the coding sequence ATGATTACTAAAATCACTGAATCAGATTCCCGTTATGACCATCTTGAAAAGATGAGTGTGAAAAATCTTCTGCTGAATATTAATAAAGAAGATAAAAAAGTTGCGTATGCTGTTGCAAAAGAAATTCCGAAGATTGAAAAGTTAGTGAACGTGATTGTCAGTAAAATGCTAAAAGGCGGGAGATTATTTTACATAGGAGCCGGCACAAGCGGACGTCTAGGAATTGTGGATGCTTCTGAATGTCCGCCAACGTATGGAGTTCCGCAGGGAATGGTAATTGGATTGATTGCAGGAGGAGATAAAGCCATACGCAAAGCTGTTGAGTTTGCCGAAGATTCTTCCGAACAAGGATGGAAAGACCTGAAAGCAAATAAGATTTCTAAAAAAGATGTGGTGATAGGAATTGCAGCATCGGGCACAACTCCGTATGTGGTTGGCGCGCTGGAAAAATGCAACAAGAACGGAATTACTACAGGATGTATTACTTGTAATCCTGGAAGTCCTGTAGCGAAAACCGCAAAGCATCCGATAGTTGTTGTGGTTGGACCAGAATTTGTAACCGGAAGCACACGCATGAAATCAGGCACAGCACAGAAACTTGTCCTCAATATGATTTCTTCTACTGTTATGATAAAACTCGGGCGCGTGCGCGGAAATAAAATGGTGGATATGCAACTCTCCAACAACAAACTGGTTGACCGAGGAACAAAAATGATTATGCGCGAACTTAAACTCCCCTACTCTGCCGCAAAAGAATTGCTTTTGAAATATGGAAGTGTGAGGGAAGCAATAAACGTAAGCAGATAA
- a CDS encoding DUF4846 domain-containing protein translates to MIYGLLIFIFLFLSCGNVSVRNSVQEISSSEIQTNKSLINPSGKTLEARFLLPEGFQRTKKDSNSFGKYLRKLPLKPDGSKVKLFNGEEKNAEGVYDAVVDLPIGNKDLHQCADAVMRLRTEYLYAQKQYDKIHFNFTNGFRCDYSEWMKGKRIAINGNKVSWKQSAQPSNTYKDFWSYMEMVFSYAGSLSLSQELNSVLVEDLQIGDVFIHGGSPGHAIIVVDVAMNPKTNQKIFMLAQSYMPAQETQILKNPNDEKLSPWYSADFGETLNTPEWTFTKNDLKRFQE, encoded by the coding sequence ATGATATACGGGCTTCTCATTTTTATTTTTCTCTTTCTCTCTTGTGGAAATGTTTCCGTTCGGAATTCTGTTCAGGAAATTTCCTCTTCGGAAATTCAAACGAATAAATCTTTAATAAATCCTTCTGGTAAAACTCTCGAAGCGAGATTCCTACTGCCTGAAGGATTTCAAAGAACAAAGAAAGATTCAAATTCATTCGGTAAGTATCTGAGAAAACTTCCGCTCAAGCCCGATGGAAGCAAAGTGAAACTATTTAATGGCGAAGAAAAGAATGCAGAAGGCGTTTACGATGCGGTGGTTGATTTGCCTATAGGAAACAAAGATTTGCACCAATGCGCTGACGCGGTGATGAGATTAAGAACGGAATATTTATACGCTCAAAAGCAATACGATAAAATCCATTTCAACTTCACCAATGGTTTCCGCTGTGATTATTCAGAATGGATGAAAGGAAAAAGAATTGCTATAAACGGAAACAAAGTTTCATGGAAACAATCTGCACAGCCCTCAAATACGTATAAAGATTTCTGGAGTTATATGGAAATGGTTTTTTCCTATGCAGGCTCATTGTCTTTATCGCAGGAATTAAATTCAGTTCTGGTTGAAGATTTACAGATTGGAGACGTCTTTATTCATGGCGGAAGCCCCGGTCATGCAATAATTGTGGTAGATGTGGCAATGAATCCAAAAACAAATCAGAAAATATTCATGCTTGCTCAAAGCTACATGCCCGCGCAGGAAACACAAATCCTGAAAAATCCGAATGATGAAAAATTAAGCCCTTGGTATTCTGCTGACTTTGGAGAAACGCTTAACACGCCTGAATGGACATTTACTAAAAATGATTTGAAAAGATTTCAGGAATAA
- a CDS encoding pyridoxal phosphate-dependent aminotransferase — MPKVSHKAHHMPPSPIRKLVPYAEQAKKAGRKVYHLNIGQPDIETPETMLNAIHNFSPKVVEYSHSAGIESYRRKLAEYYKKHNINIDYTDIIVTTGGSEAIEIAMMTCLNEGDEIIIPEPFYANYNGFSTQAGVVVKPVRSYIESGFALPSITKFEKVITRKTKAIMICNPNNPTGYLYSRAELEALGELVKKHDLFLFADEVYREFCYGTEKHFSVMELKGISSNVILLDSVSKRYSACGARIGALISKNKEVMAGALKFAQARLSPPTFGQVAAEAAIDTPQSYFDNVKKEYVARRDFVVDTLNKMDGVFCPKPEGAFYCIARLPVNDSDAFCQWLLEKFEYKNPDDKNGAGQTVMLAPATGFYFTPEAGKDEVRIAYVLKIEDLKNAMICLDEALKVYPGRKIAESVNLPAEAGEKAL; from the coding sequence ATGCCTAAAGTTTCTCACAAAGCCCATCATATGCCTCCTTCGCCCATTCGGAAATTAGTTCCGTATGCAGAGCAGGCAAAAAAAGCCGGAAGAAAAGTGTATCACCTCAACATCGGTCAGCCGGATATTGAAACCCCTGAAACCATGTTGAACGCGATTCATAATTTTTCTCCTAAAGTGGTGGAGTATTCTCATAGTGCCGGAATAGAAAGCTACCGCAGAAAACTTGCTGAGTATTACAAAAAGCACAATATCAATATTGATTATACAGATATAATTGTCACAACCGGAGGTTCTGAGGCGATTGAAATTGCGATGATGACTTGCCTGAACGAAGGCGATGAAATAATTATTCCCGAACCTTTTTACGCGAACTATAATGGATTTTCTACGCAAGCGGGAGTGGTGGTGAAACCCGTTCGTTCTTATATTGAAAGCGGATTTGCCCTTCCGTCTATCACTAAGTTTGAAAAAGTGATTACGAGAAAGACAAAAGCAATTATGATTTGCAATCCGAACAACCCCACCGGATATTTGTATTCTCGGGCAGAACTGGAAGCCCTCGGTGAATTGGTGAAGAAGCACGATTTGTTTCTGTTTGCCGATGAAGTGTACCGTGAGTTTTGCTATGGAACTGAAAAACATTTTTCTGTGATGGAGTTAAAAGGAATCAGCAGCAATGTGATTCTTCTTGATTCGGTTTCGAAAAGGTATTCTGCTTGCGGGGCGAGAATTGGAGCGCTCATTTCGAAGAACAAAGAGGTGATGGCAGGAGCGTTGAAGTTTGCGCAGGCAAGATTAAGCCCGCCAACATTCGGGCAAGTTGCTGCGGAAGCTGCTATTGATACGCCTCAATCTTATTTCGACAATGTGAAAAAAGAATATGTGGCGCGCAGAGATTTTGTTGTTGACACGCTGAATAAAATGGATGGTGTTTTCTGCCCGAAACCGGAAGGAGCTTTTTACTGCATTGCGCGTTTGCCTGTGAATGATTCGGATGCTTTTTGTCAATGGTTGTTGGAAAAATTTGAATACAAAAACCCCGATGATAAAAACGGGGCAGGTCAGACAGTCATGCTTGCCCCCGCAACCGGATTTTATTTTACTCCCGAAGCCGGAAAAGATGAAGTGCGGATTGCCTACGTTCTCAAGATTGAAGATTTGAAGAACGCCATGATTTGTCTGGATGAAGCACTCAAAGTTTATCCTGGAAGAAAAATTGCCGAATCGGTAAACTTGCCTGCCGAGGCAGGAGAAAAAGCACTTTAA
- a CDS encoding DUF1573 domain-containing protein, translating to MCGIFFFSFLSAQEKRQGAFLNVKDPKYNFGFVKQGTVVKIEYFFENSGTDTLHFSNVEVTCGCTVADFPHYPIKPGDSGVILITFNTKEKFDRQDRTVQVISNASNSPTKLRFKGVILENKSDKEKKK from the coding sequence ATGTGCGGGATATTTTTTTTCTCTTTTCTTTCCGCTCAGGAAAAAAGGCAGGGTGCTTTCCTGAATGTGAAAGACCCGAAATATAATTTTGGATTTGTAAAACAGGGAACGGTTGTCAAGATTGAATACTTTTTTGAGAATTCCGGAACAGATACGCTTCATTTTTCCAATGTTGAAGTCACCTGCGGATGCACAGTAGCTGATTTTCCGCATTACCCCATCAAACCGGGAGATTCAGGAGTCATACTGATTACTTTCAATACAAAAGAAAAATTCGACAGGCAGGACAGAACCGTACAGGTAATTTCCAACGCATCTAATTCGCCAACAAAACTTCGTTTCAAAGGAGTGATTCTTGAAAATAAATCTGATAAAGAAAAGAAAAAGTGA
- a CDS encoding DUF1573 domain-containing protein, whose amino-acid sequence MKKTILAFAVIGFTAFVSNAQTPAPQPVVTTTVAPVQDNPNAPEAVYEKEVLDYGTIEYDADGTREFVFKNTGKEPLIIYSATGSCGCTVPTAPKDPILPGKTGVIKVHYDTKRVGNFEKTVTVSSNGKTPSKTLKIHGIVKPAPTPVGTTTTVAPTPTPK is encoded by the coding sequence ATGAAAAAGACAATCCTTGCATTTGCGGTAATAGGTTTTACTGCATTTGTTTCCAACGCGCAAACACCTGCACCACAACCTGTGGTAACCACAACTGTCGCACCTGTTCAGGATAATCCTAACGCACCCGAAGCGGTTTATGAAAAAGAAGTGCTTGACTACGGCACTATTGAATATGATGCTGATGGCACCCGTGAATTCGTATTCAAGAACACAGGTAAAGAGCCGTTGATTATTTACAGCGCTACCGGTTCATGCGGATGCACAGTTCCCACTGCTCCTAAAGATCCTATCTTGCCTGGAAAAACCGGAGTTATTAAAGTTCATTACGATACAAAGCGTGTAGGAAATTTCGAGAAAACAGTTACTGTTTCTTCCAATGGAAAAACGCCTTCTAAAACCTTGAAGATTCATGGAATAGTAAAGCCGGCTCCGACTCCTGTTGGAACCACCACCACTGTTGCTCCTACTCCAACTCCAAAATAG
- a CDS encoding DUF1573 domain-containing protein: protein MISFGQEAPKTNLAPKQEVSKAPAETPPVVKPANPNAPEITFEETSHDFATLQKGDECSYEFKFKNTGKEPLILANCQASCGCTTPTCPKEPIAPGASSMVKVKYDSNRVGVFTKTVTVTSNAKNSPVTLSIKGKIEGPAQEEAFPGKSNGGMGQ from the coding sequence ATGATTTCTTTTGGGCAGGAAGCGCCAAAAACTAATCTTGCTCCTAAACAGGAAGTGTCAAAAGCTCCTGCAGAAACTCCTCCGGTTGTGAAACCTGCAAATCCCAATGCGCCTGAAATCACTTTTGAGGAAACATCTCATGACTTTGCTACTCTTCAGAAAGGGGATGAGTGTTCGTATGAGTTTAAATTCAAGAACACTGGCAAAGAGCCCTTGATTCTTGCAAACTGTCAGGCATCGTGCGGATGTACAACGCCTACTTGCCCAAAAGAACCCATTGCACCCGGTGCAAGTTCAATGGTTAAAGTAAAATATGACAGCAATCGTGTTGGTGTTTTCACTAAAACAGTTACGGTAACTTCTAATGCAAAAAATTCTCCTGTTACTCTTTCTATCAAAGGAAAAATTGAAGGACCTGCACAGGAAGAAGCTTTCCCCGGAAAGAGCAACGGAGGAATGGGGCAGTAA
- a CDS encoding DUF1573 domain-containing protein: MKKITYLFMFLAGMALAQEKAVIQLNPKPAPQQTQPTATVSPTAPEITFTETTHDFGNVKKGAPVVYKFNYKNTGKEALIIFDCKAGCHCTTPKCSKEPLKPGKTGFIEVHYDSMRVGSFAKEVIVTSNAKNAYVNLVIKGVVVGEAEGTDEKSPVKNEEKMKETENKHQ; the protein is encoded by the coding sequence ATGAAAAAAATTACTTACCTATTTATGTTTTTGGCTGGCATGGCGCTGGCACAGGAAAAAGCCGTCATTCAACTAAACCCAAAACCTGCACCGCAACAAACACAGCCTACTGCCACGGTTTCCCCCACTGCTCCTGAAATTACCTTCACTGAAACCACTCATGATTTCGGCAATGTGAAAAAGGGTGCGCCTGTAGTTTATAAGTTCAACTATAAAAACACGGGCAAAGAAGCGCTCATCATCTTTGATTGCAAGGCAGGATGCCATTGCACCACGCCCAAATGTTCGAAAGAGCCGCTTAAGCCGGGTAAAACAGGTTTCATAGAAGTTCATTATGACAGCATGCGCGTAGGCAGCTTTGCAAAGGAAGTCATAGTTACTTCCAATGCGAAAAATGCGTATGTAAATCTTGTGATAAAAGGAGTGGTAGTGGGAGAAGCCGAAGGAACAGATGAAAAATCTCCCGTGAAGAATGAAGAGAAGATGAAGGAAACTGAAAACAAACATCAATGA